Proteins from a genomic interval of Pseudomonas paeninsulae:
- a CDS encoding lipopolysaccharide kinase InaA family protein has protein sequence MSKWRLSEEASPRVAAAFADLETVFALQGERITRDPLSEVLRVECEGVRYYVKRYHGAGKGLRRFIGRPRVKAEWQNLKYFAKWGIATAPIVAYGLERKAGAFVRGALITRELVDTEDMAQLAQRDAACLRDRTWVAQVSQQLAAATRALHDHHFTHNDLKWRNVLVNNQSELFLIDCPTGAFWWGPLLRYRIVKDLACLDKVAKYTLSRTQRLRFYLQYRGRQRLNAADKRRVRQIVGYFEGRE, from the coding sequence CTGCCTTTGCCGATCTGGAGACGGTATTCGCCCTGCAAGGCGAGCGCATCACGCGCGACCCGCTGTCCGAGGTGCTTCGCGTCGAGTGCGAGGGCGTGCGCTACTACGTCAAACGCTATCACGGTGCCGGCAAGGGTTTGCGCCGCTTTATCGGGCGGCCGCGGGTCAAGGCCGAATGGCAGAACCTCAAGTATTTTGCCAAGTGGGGCATCGCCACGGCCCCCATCGTCGCCTACGGGCTGGAGCGCAAGGCGGGCGCTTTCGTGCGTGGCGCGCTGATTACCCGCGAGCTGGTCGACACCGAGGACATGGCGCAGTTGGCGCAACGCGATGCGGCCTGTCTGCGCGATCGTACCTGGGTAGCGCAGGTCAGCCAGCAGTTGGCCGCCGCGACCCGTGCCCTGCATGACCATCACTTCACCCATAACGACCTGAAATGGCGCAACGTGCTGGTCAACAATCAGTCCGAGCTGTTTCTCATCGATTGCCCGACGGGTGCCTTCTGGTGGGGGCCGTTGTTGCGTTATCGCATCGTCAAGGACCTGGCCTGCCTGGACAAGGTGGCCAAATACACGTTATCGCGCACCCAGCGCCTGCGTTTTTATCTGCAATACCGCGGTCGACAGCGCCTGAATGCGGCAGACAAGCGCCGTGTGCGGCAGATCGTGGGCTATTTCGAGGGCCGCGAATGA